In the Telopea speciosissima isolate NSW1024214 ecotype Mountain lineage chromosome 2, Tspe_v1, whole genome shotgun sequence genome, one interval contains:
- the LOC122649451 gene encoding dof zinc finger protein DOF2.4-like: MVFSSVPVYLDPPNWQQNPNRQPGGSSSTTENPHHQLPPSPPPQPLAGGGGGGGGGSIRPGGSMADRARLVKLPQPEAALKCPRCESTNTKFCYFNNYSLSQPRHFCKSCRRYWTRGGALRSVPVGGGCRRNKKSSKGSSCSSSSSSSSKSSALSAAVNPQTGSPVGTTSSAIASNSCCTTSDVMSHINIAPPLPPLQLPFLASLHLSDYGAADIGHNFGGIQAATGGDMEFQIGSNSSGGGGGGATIFSAGGTEQWRLQQVQQFPFLTGLGPPPSLYPFEGGEGGGGVEAPGGAAAQLLRAKPAVSGSSGGGVTQQLGSVKMEENQGLYLSRLQLLGIPGNDDDHNNHRNQYWGGNAWTDISGFNNSASSTNHLL, translated from the exons ATGGTTTTTTCTTCTGTTCCAGTCTATCTAGATCCACCCAACTGGCAGCAG AACCCAAATCGTCAACCTGGAGGAAGTAGCAGTACTACTGAGAATCCTCATCATCAGCTTCCCCCGTCTCCACCACCACAGCCTCTGgctggtgggggtgggggtgggggtgggggatcAATCAGGCCCGGAGGTTCGATGGCAGATCGGGCTCGGCTGGTTAAATTGCCACAGCCTGAGGCAGCACTGAAGTGTCCAAGATGTGAATCAACCAATACCAAGTTTTGCTATTTCAACAATTACAGCCTGTCGCAGCCCCGTCATTTCTGCAAGTCTTGTCGACGCTACTGGACAAGAGGTGGTGCTCTAAGGAGTGTTCCAGTGGGTGGAGGTTGTAGAAGGAACAAGAAAAGCAGCAAAGGGAGTagttgtagtagtagtagtagtagtagctcAAAATCTTCAGCCTTGTCGGCGGCGGTGAACCCTCAAACTGGCTCACCTGTTGGTACCACAAGTAGTGCAATCGCCTCCAATAGCTGCTGCACCACCAGTGATGTAATGAGCCATATTAATATTGCCCCACCACTTCCACCTCTACAATTACCATTCTTAGCCTCTTTACATCTCTCCGATTATGGTGCAGCAGACATTGGCCACAATTTTGGTGGAATTCAGGCTGCAACAGGTGGTGACATGGAGTTTCAGATAGGAAGCAATTCatcaggtggtggtggtggtggcgccACCATTTTTTCGGCAGGAGGTACTGAGCAGTGGCGACTACAGCAAGTGCAGCAATTCCCTTTCTTAACTGGGTTGGGGCCTCCCCCAAGTCTGTACCCATTTGAAGGTGGTGAAGGAGGTGGTGGTGTTGAGGCACCAGGGGGAGCTGCAGCACAGCTGCTTCGGGCAAAGCCGGCGGTGTCTGGCTCCAGTGGTGGTGGTGTCACACAGCAGCTAGGTTCAgtaaaaatggaagaaaatcaAGGGTTGTATTTGTCAAGGCTTCAGTTGTTGGGTATTCCGGGAAATGATGATGATCATAATAATCATCGTAATCAGTACTGGGGTGGCAATGCATGGACAGATATTTCTGGTTTCAACAACTCCGCTTCTTCCACCAACCATCTCTTATAA